CCAGACTGACCTGCTGAAGACTGAAAGGACTGACCTGGAATACCAGCTGGAGAACATCCAGgtgctgctacacacacatatatctaCTAATGTATAACCACACAAAAAATACTGAGAGAGTATGGTTGAGTTCCCAATCACTGCACGCACGCACATGTACACCTGCAGGACTGGGAGCAAATCTTTGTCATTTGCAGTCTTGTTTCTCCCCCACTGTGTGaaagacacataaacacacacatgccccCCAACACTTTGTTTTACCCCACAGCATACatccccccttctctctgtctctctgtcaccctCTCTGTGTGAAGTGAAGTATTTGAGGAGAAATTCATGGCAGTAGTGATGTTCACTTAGCTCCACCTGCAGGCTGTGTACTCCCATGAGAAGGTGAAAATGGAGGGGACCATCACCCAGCAGACCAAGCTCATAGACTTCCTCCAGTCCCAGGCCCATGGTGGctccaaaaagaaaaaggtcaGATGGGATATTTAATTGGATTGATTATAATTTGTCTGTCTTCCTGCACAGGTTTGGATGTTTTTGAAAATCCTGGACGTTTTGGCATTAGATGAAAAGTTTGTCAAGATTTACATCATAATACAGCTTTAAATCCACTtaagaaatttttttttttttttaaatgtaagtattatttattcacaGAGACATTATTTCATGGTAACCTGCAGTTGACACAATTTGCACAATATCTTCAGGTACGCTGTTGTATAATTACTTTATTACAAATGTTAAATTCAGGGCATCCACAAATGACTCACTTTATGCATAAACTGCGATTACAACTTCCACCAGCCTCTTTGCACATTCAGAAAGAGTTGTAGATTATCACCACATAGACACATTTTTGGTTCCTGTGTCTCAGGGTCTGTTTGGGCGTCGTCGAGAGGACCTGTTGGCTGCCATGGCTGCCCAGGCCCAGGCCCAGACCCAGACCCAGGCCCAGGCCCAGGGCCAGGGccagggtcagggtcagggtcagggtcaaGGCCAGGTTTCCCCTGTGGCCCCCATCCAGCCGGTGCCTCTGCAGTACAGCGACATGAAGGTAGCACTGGACAAAGAGCGTGCTCGCTGCTCTGAGCTGGAAGATGCTCTGCAGAAGATGAGAGCGGAGCTGCGATCTCTGCGAGAGGAAGGTGAGACTGCTCCTCTACAGCAGTTTACACACACTCAGCATTTATTTTAGCAAAAGTATACTACTAACATTGTCTTCTTTGAACAGTAGAAAACAGTTTACTCAgcataataaaacaatgtatcacacacataaataaaaaatgtatctaaGTTCAGTTAATCAATTCTTCCAACCCCAGCGCTCCAGTACAAGGACCATGGTAACTCTACAAACCCGGCCACAGCACGGCAGCAGATGATTATGTCTGCCATGGTGAAGTCTCCTGAGCACCAGCAGGGCCCAACCAACCTGGCACCATCCAACTCTGGACGCAGGAAGGAGACTGCAACACCTGAGGGTGAGTGAAGGGATGATGTTCACTTAAGTGCAACTTTTTCTCTCTAACAGAGACATACATGCAGGTTTATAGCTTCATACTTGACACATACTGGCCCTtacctgcacacacatagacacacacaggtaataTCACTCACAAAGGATCATTTATGAAGCTCTTACTAtcctttttctttcacacaccTTTCAGAGAGAAGGAGGGTCACTTTTGAAAGTAAGTTGTCCAAACTCATGGTTTCTGCAGTTTGGTCTCTTATCTCTCTTCTACTTTTGTCTCATCCACATCCCTGAAAGGCCAGATTTTAAAAGCTCTGCACTTTTATAAAATGGGAGATCCCACCAGGCTGGTCAGGTGAGGCTGAGAAAAgtatattttccctttttcagTGCACAGCTTTAGAAATCTGAAGCATTTTATCTTGGTTGCTGAAGCTTAGCCAATCTGATTTGCCTaactctgctctgctctttaATTCACTACAATCCCACCTGAACCTCACATCATACACTAACAGAGGTGTACCATATGATAAACTCTGCAATGCACAAAACGCTGTTTGAACCCACACTCTGCAAAAAACTAAAGGTATTATCCATTCATCTTATTTCTTCTTACAAGAGAGTCAAAGTTACAACAACTGTCTTAACCTTATGTCAGTGTAAACTGATATTGATCCTTGTGAGGAAATTTGGTGATTGTGACAGCAacagaaagaagaaggaaaaggaaaacataagtagaaaacaatacaaacataaaataagaaatgttaAATAGACTATAAGAGCAACACAAtataattattgtaattatataaCACAATAAGTGTATATTATGGGAAAGAAAAATTTCAGAAAATCCATAAATCATTAGAAACTAACTAAGTTaatgtattatatgtattttcaATCCAAAACATGTTTAGATAATTGTTTATTTAGATTATCTACAAGTGAATAGTTTAGTTTAATAGAGTTTAAGTGTAAAGACTCATGGGTTtgaacatgtacagtacatgatgTCTAGATGTACCTCATCTTGACCTCAACGAGTCCTCAGAAAATGTTGTGGTGTGTAGACTTGCAAACAAAGAATACTGGACACACAATGGGAAACTTGATACTGACTGGATGATGCCTTTAATGCAACAGTGAGTGGGCAAAAGCAAAGGGATTGATTCAATCTATATTCTTTTTCAAGCATTTTTGTCTTCAGAGTTTACTTGCTTATGCATTTTGCTAAACATCTTACAATTCTTTTGGAAACCTTCTTTTGTTGAACTGATTTCATAGCGGGTACGGCATGGTGCACTGAGGTTTTGAAGTGATGGATGTACCTGACACAGTAAGACATACTGGAGCTGCCTGCCCTCACTGTGTTCCCTGACTGTATTCAGAGTATAGTCGTCGTTTGAaggacagtcagagagacagagagagggagagagagagggtggtgCACCACAACACCCCTCACCGCTTCACAGTGGGACTCAACATGAGAGCTGCCAAGTGTACTGTGTGCCTGGATACTGTGCATTTTGGTCGCCAAGCTGCTACCTGTCTCGGTGAGTTGCAGATGTGAATTTGTATGAAAGGGCAACTCTTAACCAAATGACCCACATTACCTTCACGGAAACTGAATAACAATAACATTGtagttaatattttaatttgttgccCCATTAAtataattacaattaaaatgttAGCCTTcctattatttatatttgttatgtattttttattgtataatTGGAATTGATTATacggcaaagaaacctgaaacctccagcgcagagcggacttagtgcagagagcgagagtttgcactgAGTTAGcaaagtgaaagttttgacagcaaacatggtagagtgttcagtttttggatgtaaaccggaccctggagcttccttccactatctactaacgtgacgtaataacaatgtgaacacactgtaacatcgtaCCAGATATTATATGTTTCATAACCACTAACACTGTGTCAGCCACttccagttacaagctaacaagctaacaaacaacataaacaaataaaaaatgctaaTTACAATTATCATTCTGATACATCTGCCAGTCGCCGATGGTTCacaatagactcctcatctgggtctgactgaggctcagacatgtatggctgaatctctccgatgtttcctctaactctagccatcttgacATGCATcactctctcaccatggatgtatgtctctcaccaacatccatgctctcaccggcaccggtcaacctaacgCGCAgtggtggtgggcggggcattcagagatccagaatttctcagtGAGGGacaaagagtagatgtgcttccagccccttttcagagtttgttttaaacttttggGATtattatgtgggataaccatgttaaacaaaatattaatcatagcagagtacttttacatactttaaaacgtgtctggaggggaacttgaACAGTGTTTTTTCTCCTCAGAATGTCACGCTTTGTGCCACCCAAAATGCTCCCCCTGCCTTCCAGCCACGTGTGGCATGTCCAGTGACTGCTCCCTGCATCTGTCTGAGGGCCTGTGTCGGGACAAAGGCAGCACCCCAGGCCAACAGCTCAAAGAGGCCAGTGGACACATGCACCTGGAGGGCTGGATGAAACAGCCCAGGTTAGCTATGGACACACTGTCATTGTTTAAGCTGTTGGCACACCGTTCTGTTCCAATCAGTCTTACTATTGGGGTGCAGATCATGCATGGGGGTCACAACAGCTGATTTTGATGGACAACAACATTTTGGTTTGTATGATCATATGGGCCGGAGATGCATCCAGACATTGTGCATAggtgcatgtgcacatgcattTTAGCATGGCCCATTATGGCGTGTCAAATTTACACATACAGATGGGTAGAAACTTGCATATtcagatgcttccatacagagTATTTGTCTTGAGCAATGTAATTTCTCATTTGTGCTCCCTCACTGTGAGGCTGTGTCATCTCCTCCCACTGATCAGGGAGGCTGATGTTACTAAACGCAAGTGCTCTCAGGCACTCTCTGTTGTGTTCTGTCTGGCAAAGTCCACCCATCTGGTACTTTAACCAGTTTAAACAAAGGCATTTCTAGAGTTTCCTGCAAAAACTGATTCATTTCATCATCTATGCTTTGTAGTAATGCAGTTGccttgtgtgtttgcaggaaTGGGAAGCGAGGCCAGGGCTGGGAGAGAAAATATGTGGTCCTGGATGGGACTAAAGTGTCCATCTATGAGATCGAGCCCAGAGAaggttgctttttttttacctgtgtaacaaaacaacatacagtaacaatTCATAGTCAAATACTGCCTCTAGTTAAAGGCGTGCTTTTTCTGTGTGCGTTATTCAGATTCAGTGAAGCCACTGGAAGAGTTTGACCTGTGTTTGTCAGATGGAGAGGTGGTTGTTCATGGAGCAGTAGGGGCATCTGAACTACCCAACACCGCCAAGTCAGGTACTGTATACAAAGTGTGCTGTTACAATGATTTTCACACTTAAAAATCTCTCTTTATCTTATTTCCTCCCCTTCATCTGTAACTTTCTTTCAGAATTCTCCCCACCAGTGTTCaaagtttttgtcttgtttataCAAGACTTCACTGTCACATTCTAtacttctttaaaaatgtattttagaggAGTTATGGTTCTCCAAGTTTGGCCTGGAGTCCCAGCAAAATGAAGCATAGTTTGATTTCACTGTGATTAACTAGAAGTCATTAAAGCAAGAGAGAGTATCAGTTCTGAAGTCATTATTAATTATGTTCCCTTTGTCTCAGATGTTCCCTACGTCCTGAAGCTGGAGTCCCGCTGTCACACACCCTGCTGGCCTGGACAGTCAATTTACTTCATGGCTCCCAGTTTCCCAGACAAACAGCGCTGGGTGGCTGTCATGGAGTCTGTGGTGGTCACGGGGCGAGCCTCACGGGAGAAGGCCGAGGCCGACGCAGTGAGTATCTCTGGAGCACGAGAGGGACCACTGGGGAAATTGGCTCTCTGTGTCCTCAATGTCTGCTGACTCAAAACATAAACCGCTATGACTGCTGTCACAGATAACTGTCTTGTCTGTGGCTGTGGTCGTAAACTCGCTGTTTAACTGTGTGGGGGCTATTCATGAGCAGCGGAATTTGTATTCTTCAAGAATTAATTTTAGAGTTTTAATGAATAACCCCCAGTTCACTTATATGTGTCGTTAATTGttcccttcttctctcctcttctctttccctcctctctctctctttgtctttctcactgctgtttgttgctttttcatCATGCCACATTGTATGTCCGGTAAATGGGCATGTTTTGTTGATTTACTCTATTCTACCCATTCCATTGGGTTTCATTGCACACATAGGCTGCTGTGTCCAAAAGACAAATGGTTCTGTCTCCTCTGGTCCAGGTAAAGAGTTACAAAGATATGGccataagacacacacacacacacaaacacacacctgcatatCCTTCACGAGGCACGCAGTAGTGCATGTGTCTGTCATCGTGTTGGTTGgtcactccccctcccccccactCTCACCTCACCTGCTGTGACCACTCCTCACTCTCACTATCCTCTGCTACACTGTTATGTCCAGTACAAACTCAGTGATGATGTAATAGTTTGAATGTTGCTGAAatattcttccctgcctttggtGTCCTGTTTTATAACCACAGTACACAACTTCTCACCAAGATGTTTGATCATCTTTGGGTTGATCCTCTTCAGCTGTCCTGTCCAGAGGACCAGGGATCAGACAGTGGGTTTTTACCTGCTCGTGTACTCGTCTGTGTTTTTACCCTGCTGCCCCTCTGCACACTCTTTAGAGACTGGGACTCaagtcacgtgactctgactcATCTGTGAGACACAAGTCACAAACTGGGcgacagaaacattaaaaaatgtacagtttggAGGATCTAGAGTTGGCTGTGGCATGTATCAAAATGACTCTAAACTAATATTTTCTTCATCCCCTTTTCACCATCTTATAACATCTGACTTGAATGATTTCCCATGTTTGTATTTCCTGTTCATCAACAGGTACATTCAGGTTAGCCATTCAAGAGTGAGGTACCTCATGCTATTAAACGTCATTCGTCATTGAATACATATTGACAAAACAACTTTATAACGATAATGTCAGTTCTTTGTTGAGCATCATCTGATAAAACGgtaaatgttatattattgttgATGTAAGTTGACATTTAGGTGTGGCTCTTCAACTGCTCATTTTGATAATTTACTCTGTTATATGTAAAGGCAATATGTGGATTTTGATCACAATGTTAGGTTTAAATATTAACCCTTTGATGGGTTTCTCAGTTGTTTGGTAGAGCACATTTTGAGTTGTGATTTAAATTAGTTGTGCTTAACTCAACCTCATTAATCATCACTAGCAGAAGTATGTTAGGCCCAAAACAATCCCCAGAGTGCACTGCAGTTTTCCAGACAGGACTTTTCATTCGGCTTGCTTCCAGGAAGTTAGTGGCAGGAAAATCTCTCTGGCATGTGGCCTGTTTATGGTGGACCTTTCACTGGTAATCATATTTTTTGATGTAGTTTAGTTTCCCAGGGTTTACTGAAAATAATGATGTGAAGTGAATACCCCCCAAAAAGTCTAATGgctttgtaatatatttttttaaacttgtccATTTCTAATAAGGTTGTATTGTTAacgttttcttttttcccctttttttttgttttgttttactgaaacTGAATATTGCCGTGGAATACTGATTATAAACTGTTGTCACTATGAAATCTAATGTAATTCCATTGTATATTTGTGGAAATTATTATATCAGtatgaattgttgtttttaatgaaaatactgTCACTAAAGAGGTAACTAATACTGATAATACTGTTACTAATGAGTGAGCAAAGCCACATTTAAACACAATAATGATTGTGGACTTTGACCACTCCACTCTGATCACTTCGGGCTGTGCAAGTGCTGCCTGCAGTCTGAAGTGAACAGGAAATACTCATATAATATGAtgtcttattattttttaaattaccttTAGTTAACCTTTTAGTTTAtgtattaattgaaaaaaaatgtttcatgtttgtgttatatgtaaaatgttttatttatcacACGTGTAATTAAAAACTTTGATGGagaaaaatgtatacagattgTTGAACGTGTACTTTACATGTAAATGGAGATCTCTGCTGTTTGGTAGAGGTTCAGAATTAAAGGTGGTTAAAGGGTTAACAATGCAATGACTTGACTCACTTTCTACTTGTGACTCGGCTTGCGAGAAGCCGCACTCGAGACACAAACTTAAAACTGGACACTGACTTGTGACTTGGTCCCACGTCTGACACTGTTAACCTGCACACAGTCCTGCAGCCGCCCAGCCCCCCCGCCCCTCtgttctgctcctctgctgcctcCCCCTGAGGTTGTGACCCTGCTGACCCCTCACCTCTCTCTGCTCTTACAGAAGCTGCTAGGAAACTCTCTCCTAAAGCTGGAGGGAGATGATAGGCTGGATATTAACTGCACCCTCCCCCTCACAGATCAGGTACCAGTGTCAATCACATTTTATTGGAGAGTACTGGCCGTGTTGTCTCCTGCCATACAGGAAAGATATTTTCACTCTATTTCTTAAATAATGAGTCTGCTGATTTTAGACATTTGATCATTTCGAAAACACCTTTATCCACAGTAGCAGCTATGTTCAAAAGTAGAAAGATCTTAATTTATGAAGGGACAGGGAGCACAGAGCAGATGCTCGGGGCTCACTGCCAAGGTTTGCCACATGTTGCTCCTGTTTGAAATTTCTCCATGTTCACCGGACtaattatgtttatgttaagGATTGTGTTTTCTGGCTGTGCTGCAGATAGTTCTGGTGGGCTCTGAAGAGGGTCTGTACGCCCTGAATGTTATCAAGAACTCTCTGACTCACATACCTGGCCTGGGATCAGTCTTTCAAATCCACATCATCAAAGATCAGGAGAAACTGCTGATGATTGTTGGTGAGGTGTCCAGCTTTGTCATTTTCAATAGATGATAAGTGTCTACTGAGCAGCAGGATTTGAGTCTAggcttttatttcattcaattcAGGGAGTGATTGTTGTTTATAAATCAAAAAGCCAACATCTCCTGCCACTAGCTGCCATTTTAAGTAATTGGCATAAGTGAGGCACTGCAATTATTATTCATCATTAACAACTTTGAAAGGTCACACTACCATTCTAATAATTTTGGTGAAACTTGTAGATATGATATATCTTGTTACACAGACGATGACTTAGAACATCAGTGTGacgtctgtctgtgtgctgcagGAGACGAGAGGGCGTTGTGTCTGGTGGAGATCAAGAGGGTGAAGCAGTCTCTGGCCCAGTCCCACCTGCCCAGCCAGTCTGAACTGGCTCCCTACATCTTTGAGACGGTGAAGGGCTGCcatctgtttgctgctgggaGAGTAGGTCTTCTTCTCCTCTGGGGAACTTGGAATTGTCTGCTTCCTGACTTTAcagtgctttctttttctttgtcggTGGAAACATGTGATTGTACAAACTGACTTTGGAAACTGATGTCTGCATTCTCTTTACAGATAGACAACGGGCCTTGTATATGTGCTGCAATGCCTAACAAGATAACCATTTTGCGCTACAATGACAGTCTCAACAAATACTGCATTCGTAAGGTGAGTATGATCTGTTAGTTCCATTTGTCCACAATACACTACATGCTAAGATACAGTAGTAGGTAACTCTATACtgaaacagcaacagaacaTAATAAAAAGAGGCATGTATCAGGAAAAGTGGACTGCTTATAAAACCCATTGCAAAGACGCTTCTGTATAAAGAATAAGTTGTATCAAAACGTTGTATACCTCACTGACACAAATTTCTGTTCTTTAAtagcaaaatgaaaagcaatCAGAAAAAGCAGAACATGGCAAAACATGGATCACATAGCTTTAttccattgttgtttttttaaataaatagagAATACAAGTACAAAAAGTGGCCTTTTGCCATCATAAGGGTTTCTTGTATCAAATGCACTCTGCATAAACAGAATGTCTCCATTCTTCATCTCACAGGAGATTGAAACTCTGGAGCCCTGCAGCTGCGTCCACCTGACCAGCTACAGCGTCATCATCGGCACCAACAAGTTCTACGAGATTGAGATGAAGCAGTTTGTGCTTGAGGGTGAGGACACGAGTAGAATATTGCTGTGGTTATTTAAAAACTAGAACGAAATATAAACACAACAGCAGTTTTAGTGTTAAAAGTCAAAACTTAAGAAAATCTTCAAACCTGTTCCTTTCCTGTCTGCGATTGAGGTCTGCTTGTGGTGTACAGACCTTGATCAGTTGGTCTGCAAGctattactgtattttatgatTTACCTGCTTGAAGAAACACGTTATTAGGGTTTATATAATCCAATAATACAATACATCCGATACCAGACAATCACAGGATAGCATCTAAGATTCATCGGACAATATTAAAGTTGTCCTGATTTATTAAACCTGTCTCCTGAAGTAGGATTATGTTTGCTGGATAACTGTGTCCTCTGCTTTGTGAGCCCCCTGCTGCTCAGggtaaataaagaaaacaaagaatttaAAATTAGTTTTCGACCCAGGTCTTCTGATTCGTCCACTGCAGAGTTCCTGGACAAGAATGACGTGTCGCTGGCCTCGGCCGTGTTTGCAGCCTCGTCCCACAGTTTCCCCATCGCCATCATGCAGGTGGCCAGCGGCATGCAGAAGGAGGAGTACCTGCTGTGTTTTCACGGTCCGTTTGAATCAACGACTACTCTACacactgtttctgtgttttctgtttacaaCACAAGATGGTAAAGTGCTCTCAGTGTGGTAGATGCATGATAACTACAGTTCAGACCATCACTGTGAGGCAACAACCACCAGTATGAACACAAAGGTATATTTTTAGTGTTAATTAGTTTTCATCTCTCTTACTCAATCGCCATGTTTTTGATGTTTACTCTTAAATTGTACTTTGTAAACGTGGTTGACTCCGTACATGCACACTCTTATTTGTGAATTGAACTGTCAGTGATATTACTGCCTGCACACAAGACGACACAATAAGGACACAATATCAGGCACACAGAAGAGTGTATAGTAAGCTTCATTTATGTGGTAGAGTTTGGAGTGTTTGTGGACACGTACGGACGAAGAAGCCGCACTGAGGACATTAAGTGGAGCCGTCTGCCTCTGTCTTTTGGTAAATACACTTTGTAACTCCTACTGCTTTATGCTGCATCAATACAGCAATCAGCAACACAGCCTCAAATGTTGACATCTGTATGATTTTCCATTGTTCTCTGGTGCAGCCTACAGAGAGCCCTACCTGTTTGTCACCTACTTCAACTCCCTGGACGTCATCGAGGTTCAGGGACATGCTTCTCTGGGGTGAGACAGACCGGCTACCTTggaccaaatgtgaaaaactttAGGTTGTTAGCTATATTTCCCACATCACTGTCTATCCTTCCAGTCCTACAGTGCTGGCCCACCTGGACATCCCCAACCCTCGCTACCTGGGCCCAGCCATCTCCTCCGGGGCCATTTACCTGGCCTCCTCCTACCAGAACAAACTGCGGGTCATCTGCTGTAAGGGAAGTCTGATCAGAGAGTCTGGAGAGCTGCAGAGGACCGGCTCCAGCCGAGGGTCAGCTCCCTTACTTAGtttgagcaaaacaaaaaacacagcaaaagaaagaaaaaatacagaatttaaattATAGTGTGTAGGTGGATTAACACCtacaaaaatacaatgcattgtgaACTATCAGTTCAAATTCACAGGTAGAAAACACCACTAGGATCGGGTTTTTATTGGATAGGCCAACAGTGCCATCtgctgtaaaaaatataaaaacttctTGTTTCTTGAAGACGTTTGGTTTTCCTCTTAACATTGTAAGACACTGTTGTgagactctgctgtgttttctacAGTAGTCCCAGTAAGCGAGGCCCGCCCACCTACACAGAGCACATCTCCAAGCGTTTGTCCTCGGGCCCTGGCAGCCATGACGGCCTGCACCGGGAGCCCAGCACCCCACATCGTTACCGGGAGGGCCGCACCGAGTTCAGACGGGACAAGTCTCCTGCCCGACCGCTGGACAGGGAGAAGTCGCCCGGCAGGGTGCTTGACAGTCGCAGGGAGAGGTCTCCTGGGAGATTCGGGGACAGCACCCGACTTCATGCTGGGTCTGTCCGAACACAGCTCGCCCCTGTTAACAAGGTAGAGGAGGCGCGTCCTGGTGGCTGGGTGGTTAAGATGTATAGCATGCCCCTCTTTCTCCCcttgcttcctgtctgtctcaacTATCAACTGTTCAATTAAGTACAaaaaagatgaaacaaacaaaaccaaggTCCTGTAACACAACACAGGAAGGTTCCATCACTGCACTTACAGTTGTAGTTCAGATCACTGGTCCCCcgacctttttggcttgtgacacTTAATAGGCcagcaatgtctacttgtgacccctcgtCACATGTTGTATGTCTTCGAGCAATGGGCAGTATGACCAAAGacagatgttttttcttcttctttcctatcTTGTTAATCAGCTTGTGCCCTTCACATTTATCTTGTGACTCTTGTGAGCAGGAACAACAGCAAAGCAAGAAAATAGGGGGGAAAAGGTGTGCAAGAAGCAAAAAATAGCAATAAAACataatgggggaaaaaatataaatgaaaaatggttaaaataataataattccaatTGCAACAAtgtatttgtgacccatttctaaagatttacgtcttcagtaggaacaaatgggctgaGAGTCAGACAGGATAAGGAAGTATTGAGGGACagacattgttggttttgttgccTTCATATCCATATCCATAAATGGATATGGATATGCATACACACCCTGTTCCAACTGTATTTTAATTGAAATCAGCCTTCTAGACATTTCAGATATTCACACGCATCATTTGAAAGTGTCACTTGTAGAAATGGTGAGCTCAGACGGTGACAGCTGAACCAGTGAATGTGACCCTTTGTCCCTGTTCTTGTCTTGCAGGTATGGGATCAGTCATCGGTGTGAATCCAGTTCGGCGGCGCTCCTGACTGGAGGTTGAAGAGAAACTATGGGAAACCCTTGATCCATTCTGagcgcaagcacacacacatgcacacacacacaggctgactGTCAGCCCCATTGCCTGTACATAGTGCGGTCTCAGCCCCTCGTTCAACAACACATAAACCTGCACTGGGAGACGTCTCCCACGACAATCCTCTTTTCTGACA
This sequence is a window from Siniperca chuatsi isolate FFG_IHB_CAS linkage group LG5, ASM2008510v1, whole genome shotgun sequence. Protein-coding genes within it:
- the LOC122877040 gene encoding citron Rho-interacting kinase isoform X4; the protein is MSQVEQEISLVQRKMSDLESVLQQKDIELKASETQRTILEQDLATYITECSSLKRSLEQARMEVSQEDDKALQLLHDIREQSNKLQEIKEQEYHAQLEEMRVSIRQLEEDLSAARRRSDLYEAELKESRQTSEELKRKAADYQHRMQKVYTAKEQGKAEADDLMTKLEKTNAEQQTKIQDLQEKLGKSLKASAEATDLLQSMRVAKERMERDLERLQNKEDSSDSLRRRLRETEDGRKTLENQVKRLEIVERRETKLKDEVQSKAQQIQQMADKILALEENLRETQATAQRLETHLKQKEKLYEDKIKVLEAQMKADMADKEMLESSQSKYEEEVQEKCSIISEQKATINAMDSKMNSLEQRIAELSEANKLAANSSIYTQKNMKAQEEMISELRQQKFYLESQAGKLEAQNAKLEEHLEKMSQQEQGNKSRVLELETRLREIGLEHEEQKLEIKRQVTELTLSLQERESQISNLQAARHALESQLQQAKTELEDTTAEAEEEITVLRAHRDEIQRKFDALRDSCAVITDLEEQLTTLTQENAELNRQNFYLSKQLDEASDEREDRLQLSQDVDRLRREVADREMHLNNQKQNLETLKTTCTMLEEQVLELETLNDELLEKERQWDAWRATLEEEKSQADRRTREIQRLLDTEKQNRLRAEQRSSESRQAVEQAVKEHKAEILALQQALKDQKLKAESLADTLNDLEKKHAMLEMNARSLQQKLESERDLKQRLLEEQEKLQQQMDAQKTHIFRLTQGLQDALDQTDLLKTERTDLEYQLENIQAVYSHEKVKMEGTITQQTKLIDFLQSQAHGGSKKKKGLFGRRREDLLAAMAAQAQAQTQTQAQAQGQGQGQGQGQGQGQVSPVAPIQPVPLQYSDMKVALDKERARCSELEDALQKMRAELRSLREEALQYKDHGNSTNPATARQQMIMSAMVKSPEHQQGPTNLAPSNSGRRKETATPEERRRVTFEKYSRRLKDSQRDRERERERVVHHNTPHRFTVGLNMRAAKCTVCLDTVHFGRQAATCLECHALCHPKCSPCLPATCGMSSDCSLHLSEGLCRDKGSTPGQQLKEASGHMHLEGWMKQPRNGKRGQGWERKYVVLDGTKVSIYEIEPREDSVKPLEEFDLCLSDGEVVVHGAVGASELPNTAKSDVPYVLKLESRCHTPCWPGQSIYFMAPSFPDKQRWVAVMESVVVTGRASREKAEADAAAVSKRQMVLSPLVQKLLGNSLLKLEGDDRLDINCTLPLTDQIVLVGSEEGLYALNVIKNSLTHIPGLGSVFQIHIIKDQEKLLMIVGDERALCLVEIKRVKQSLAQSHLPSQSELAPYIFETVKGCHLFAAGRIDNGPCICAAMPNKITILRYNDSLNKYCIRKEIETLEPCSCVHLTSYSVIIGTNKFYEIEMKQFVLEEFLDKNDVSLASAVFAASSHSFPIAIMQVASGMQKEEYLLCFHEFGVFVDTYGRRSRTEDIKWSRLPLSFAYREPYLFVTYFNSLDVIEVQGHASLGPTVLAHLDIPNPRYLGPAISSGAIYLASSYQNKLRVICCKGSLIRESGELQRTGSSRGSPSKRGPPTYTEHISKRLSSGPGSHDGLHREPSTPHRYREGRTEFRRDKSPARPLDREKSPGRVLDSRRERSPGRFGDSTRLHAGSVRTQLAPVNKVWDQSSV